The genomic segment AGGATTACTGTGAGCAGTGATAGTGAAAAACTGGCACTGTGGGATTCGATAATTATTGTTTGTCAATTATGCCCAAACAAAATTTGCTCAGTTTACAAgtaaaaaaagatatttcttttcTAACAAATGGACTTTTCATGTGCCTTCAGGTGATGCCTCATACTGATTTTCAACAGTTTGTCTCTTACCAGTAACAAATTTTTATTCTCTCTGATCACCTTCAAGGAGCTACTAGCAGGGAGGTAAATCCTGCCAGCACAGATTATAAATCAGCTGCAGTAGGATCATGGAAGTGACACTGAGCCCCCAACTTGCACATCCCCTCTACCCTTCTCTAGGCAGAACAGATTTCTCCAACCCAGCATAATCAGTCCTGTCCCCCATTTCACCCAGCTGGGAATTCAATTAGTGTCCCTGACAGTTACTTCATATAACAGACATTTTTACCAGATTAAATCATATCCATTATTTTATTGTTCCATATTATTTTACAGCTTTGGACATAactttctttttacatttttctctaaCAGTAAAGTTTGTTTGAATTTCTGGGGTTTCATTGGCTTAGATTTCAGGTTTAGCTCATCTGAGCTGAGAACCCTTTTCTATTGTCCTGCTCCTGAGGGGAGAAAGGGAtgagaagtaaaaataatataaactaATAATGGAGACAGACATACTGCAGGGCTGATTCTGTAGAGTGGTCTGGGTTGCTATTTCATAATCATAGCAAGCATATTATTTTGTACCGTAGTGtcattttctctgtttaaaaaCATCTCATTAGAACTaattgaaacttttttttgATAACACTTTTTTATGGTAATTAAATACTTCCATTTCATGTTGATAATTAACAGTTTGTATAGGAAGAATACAGTGGAGTTGAGTTCAGGATGTGTCACAAGCTCAGGTTTATGGCTGCATCTTAGAACTTTATTGAAATTTAATAGCAGTTAAAAATTCAAACATCAGGTCTAGTGGCTGCATAAATATTTAGCTTCTGAATGCCTAGAGATTAAAACAATCTTCATCAAATCTTTCCTATAACTGATTTAAACATTTTAGTGCCATTTAGTCTGACAACATAATGAATGGGAATCAGACTCCTAAATTTGCTCCATGGAAAGAGTATTTTCTTAAGGACCAAAAGATTTTCACTTACCTTTTGCTATTCCTATTAGTTACATGATAGTAGTAACTAATCTAATAGTAGTGTATACtattagaaattaaaattaggATATTTAAATTAATCATTGCTATTCAAAGTATTAAAATTTATGTTAACTTAACATTCTGTAAAACATCTATTATACCAATGAGGTAAGTATGAGCTTTCAGTTTCTTTCCTTTAATATGGAATGTCTGCATACAGGTAATTAGCAAAGCTTTGCCATACTCATTTTTCACTAGAGTTGAAATTCCTATTCCTATCCCACTTCTTGGTCTTTGGACTGATTCTGATTTCAGTGCTTATGCATTTTTCTTTGGATTCTCACAACATATATAAAAATCTTGAAATATTAGGATGCCATTTAAGTTATTACTATtgcacaagaaaataaaaaaaagaaaaccaaaaccaaaagaaatgaATAAAATCAGATACAGTTAATGAAATTCAGAAACTTAGCCTTCCATAGAATATCagcctgctgtgcctggcaATGCAGAGCTCACTTTATATTCTGAGAAGGAATGACTGTCTTGTCTGGCAGCTAAACAAGTACAGAAAAAGCATATTACCATCTATTTTGCAATTAGATTCTGGGGAACATCACTTAACACATTTCACTGTATAAATTGCTCTGCTGTCAAGCCATGTCCTGTGGCCTTTTGGAGTTTGGGTAACCCCAGGAGGACACAAAAAAAGGATCAGGTTTTGTGGCTCTCACTACCTCTTCTTGATTACTTAGAATTCTaagtatataaatatttctCCTCTTACTAGGAGTTGGGCTACagcaaataacttttttttctcaagagACCACTAAAGAACTGTTAGACTAAAAGTTGTGCCAGGATTTCCACTGGAAGACCCTATTATTAGAGATCTCTAAGTcaacaacaaacaaatcaaacaatcctaaaattatattttacacTGAAACCTACAGATCCatttttgaattattaaaaGAGTAGAACTAATCCTTAGTTCTTataatgaaatagaaaaaaaaaagtgcattgcTTTTACATAGCTTCTGCATTTATTAATAAAGGAACAATAGaacaaattattcttttttaaaatgaaatacaaCAGGCATTTTCCCTTGGGAAAGATAATATGCCTCATGCATCCTCTCAAAAAAGATTTCACATGCCCTAATGTGCACCAAGAGACATTGAAAGCTTGAAAAAATCTTGTCATGCAGCCAGCAGGATGAACTTTCCTAACAGTATTCCTAAAACAGTCAACTCATTAGGAGTGACTGATTGCTGGTGAGGAGCCTGCAAAAGTCAAGATTAATACCAAGTACTTCTACAATATCCCTCAAAGAGTTGATGGCTCCAGCCCACCTTAGTCATGTCCCAAATGCTGTGACCACTCCTTTGCAGGAGCTTTGCAAAAGATTTCATTATTCTCTTATCACATGCAGTGATCTTTCAAATCAGATGATAACAGTCCTGGCAGGACAGACTAAGAATCACTGCAGGACTTCTGCTTGTTTTGTAAATTCACTTTACCTCTCATACCATCAATGTATTTCTCTTGTTGAAATAATGTTCCACTGACACACTGAATTAACAAATGTTAATGGTCTGGAGTACAATTAAAGCACTGTCCTAGTCCATCAATATTTTACCTAGACTGAAGATCACAGGTGACTAAAGTCTACTCAAATTTCAGtagagaactgaaaaaaaatattcatttcaaGAAAAGCAATGCAGAAGTACACTGTTCTTAAAATAAGACATGCTAACACTAACAGACGAaacaaaattttgaaaataccaTAGTTCACCTGAtgtcatttttttaataaccaAGAAATAAATGTGCTAAAATGTCTTAACAGACGTTATTGCTTTAGCAAGTACAGCAATATCTAGAGAGCAACATTTCTGAAAAAGGCATGTGAAAAGCAGAGTGAATTGCATTGTACACTGAATTTCCTATTTGGCAGAGAAATACACAGCCACTACAATCCTTTGCTCTCATCAGGCAACTTTTGGGGTTCATTCCAATGGAGCTGTTGCCAGTAACTCTGCAAGACTGAAACCATTTAACAGTGACTTTGATTGTGCTGAAGTTATTGCACTAATAACTCACCCTCACTGTGGTTTGGGATAACAGGTTTTACTTTAGAACTTCTTCAGCTCACTCGAGACTGGCACCTGCTCTACTGTCACAGCTCAAGTGAGAAGCAGGAACCCAGAGGAACACCAGGATGTTGCAAAAGCTTCTGTAAACACCTGACCATCACACATTCAAAATGTTACAGATATCAGCTGTGCTTCAGACTTAGCAATTTAATATTATCCAAACACATCACTGTTATCAAAAGCCTCCTGTTTTCATGGCACCTCACTGGTTTTTTAACAAATCTAATAATGGCCATATCAAAAtgggaaaaactgggaaaaacaaaactgcagtCCCTGATTTGTTTGGAACATGTGACATTGAGGAGACAGGCAGCTCTAACAGCCACATATGATGAAGGTGGGAGAGAGGCTCAAGAAAATCACCACATTCAGAAACTACAAGCAGAAAGATGCAAAAGAATTGAAGGATTgggctgctgttttctttttgagtTGCAAATTTGAACAATTGCTGAAGCagtaagaaaatacagaaaaaaattaagtaatattttcataatttatgCTGCAATTCACCAGTgattaatattataaatatgAGCATTATGTGTAATTGTAACAGTGAATCCTAGTATCTCACAAGTTCCTTTCTCCTCCACTATTCCATCTTCCACATTTTTAAGAAGGTAACACACTTATTGCCAGAACTTGAGATAAAGTGTAAACTGTATGTAGACACAAGCTTTATCTTCTTTTCTATGAAGTATAACAATAGTTAGGTCAAGGAAATGCTACtttagaaggggtttttttaatgcctcTCTCTTGTATACATACAAGAGAGTATGTATACTCTCTTGTATGTACATACACATGTATATACATACaagatatatatgtatatacactatacatatatctatatatacactatatatacatatatacactatatatacatatatctacttgtgtatatgtgtatatatatatatacatgtatatacatacatgtatatatatatatacatatacataagATATCTATATATACACTATACATGTGTATATAGAGACACAGACATTATTcgtgtatgtgtatatattttaaaaatatataatgttCATTAGAAAGCTCCCAAACACTTACCAATCCAGTTTCCCAGATCTGGAATTTGATCTGACCAGTAACAACCTGTCAGCTTTAAATATTGGACTATTTGTCTCCCTGTGTCCAGTGGCTGAGATCTTGTTAATTACCTAAACTCCCTTTCTGTAGGTCTTGTTAATTACCCGTCTCCTGTCTCAGAGGACCTTGTTAATAACTTGTACAATCTCTCTAAAAAGGTCCTAATAACACATTAAAATTAAAGATGCTTTTCTTTTAGCACTTGTCAAGTGGTGTAAATTGAGAAATTTTCACATCAGTTTATTAGCCTGTAGTGTGGTGTCATGTATTTtcctaaacaaaaacaatttcAGATAAACGATGCACAAGCTTTGGTTATGGCACAAAACaatctttgttttccaggaGCACCCTCAGTTTCTTTAACTGTGTTCAACACAAAAGCCACGTGGCTTCTGACTGCAAATTAACCTCCTGAGGGCCACAACAGCAGTAATTGTAAGAATGAGTGCAATTTAAGGCAATATTGGGTAAAAGTTTCAAAACAGAGCATTAAGAAgtacaaaaccaaaatcattATTGGTAAATGCTGGCTAAGAGCACTAGACATTGTTTGCTTAAAAATTCTTTGTTGGCTGTATGATACAAAACCTCTGGAATGAACAGATTTTGTAGTATTTGCAAAACCagcattttttgttttgctgtgagactcctgtatttttaaatagtcAAGAAATCAGCTGATAAATATCTCGATGCCTACAACAGACAATGGAAACCCCAATCTTAACACTTAGTAACACTGTGATATCATATCTacaaaaacactttaaaaatactcATTTATCCACTCAGCATTTGCAGGAGGCAAAGCATCATCCCTATTTTACAGTTTTAGCCAAAATCAGAGAACAGCTTTGCCAGATCAGAGATTAATAGAAATTAGGGGTCCATTTTGCTTCTGCAAAATACTTCTAAAACCTTCATGAAACaacaataataaataatagcaattaaaataattcaaataatcCTGGCATACTtgctttgtaaaataaaaatcctaCAAGTGTTGCTGAACCACTTCTATAATTCTTGGATCAGCAGCAAAGCAACACGTGGAAGATGTACTTATCTTCATTTGTTTAATTAGTAAATAGGAGTAATTAGTGGCAGAGCATGCAGCCAGCCAGCCAAGCACTGCAGGATGGGCTGGTGaagggctgctcagcagctcaCCCAGCTGATGCCATGAGCTGCTGTCCTCCACATTGTTACTGCTCACTCAACATTACCAACCACAATTAATTAGGATGGACTTAAGCCTGACCCAAAGTTCACCAAAGTTACTGGAAAGCTTCCCCCTAAGGTTACAGATGTGGCTGCACCAGCACTGAGAATGTGCCAGTCACACCACAAACATGAAGGAGCTGggtttggtggatttttttgaGGGAGCAATGCTataggttgggttttttccttccatttttccTTGTGTCCAGCCTGGTCGCACAGACTGGGTGTTTTATGGCTCCAGTGTGCTCCTAGAATACATCCTCCAGTGGGATTTCCTCAGCTCAGGATGCTCCATCACCCAAACCAAGGCTTAGCCAAGTGGGGTTAAATGGGAGATTCACCTGCAAAGCAGACACCTGGTCCACAACAGAACACTAATTTTGGACACACCCTAATAAAAATGTACTGTCTGGTTTACTTGCACAAATGGGATTCATCCAAAAGAGCTTAATAGCACAGTGAGTAAATAAGAAACAACCCAAAGACTAAATTCCCTGCCTACACTTTCTGCATACTGAATTTGTTACCCAGCTTCATTTATTTTGGGCACATATTCATACAAATTCTTTCTTCAGTATCACTagttcaaaaaattaaaaatggattCCATCCGAGCAATCCTCCACAGATAAAAGGTAAACTTAAACTGTAAACTTATTAAATATGCACATTTTGTATTAGTTTctacttcaaaagaaaataattctataAGATACATTTGGAAGAAAGTAAACTAAGTCTAAAAGGTTCACACAGAACATCATAATagaacatagaaaaaaaaagagcttctAACTTAACTTAGTGCATGCTAGATATTATGCCATAATTGCTGTTTCACAAAAAAAGGTCAGAATGTTTACTGTTTTTggctttttgaaaataaaataatatctgTCTTATCAAAAGTTTATGTTTACATAAAAGTCAAGAACCAGTAAAAGGGACTGTCATACAAAGACAGAAACAAATGACTAGAGTCCTTCTGAATGGGCACTGTGATGAGctttttaattacaaaacaaagaaaacaagtcCATCATGATTACCATTAAGTTTTATATTTATCAAGATCTGCTGCATTCAAGAACTTCAAAAGATTTCACTAGTTATATCTAGCATCTCCCTGAATACACcgtttcatttaaaaaaattaaatgctatGCAATTTTACTTGTTATTTgaattatttctatttaaagGAACTTACTAGAATGAAAGTTTAACTTCTGACAAACCAAGCTACAACATAACCTTATGCTAATCCAGAGAAATacttcattaaataaaaaatattctaagACTGTGTATTTAAGACACTAGGAACTGACTGGACTCATAGAAGGCTCTAAGCAGATAATTTGTTGAGCTCAGATGAGCTTCTAgcaacaaattattttctacagCAGTTCCATCTCAGTTCATTTCCCTAATTCACATCCATGATTAGTTTTGTTAAGAAAATGATTCTAAGTTTAAATCTGGAGTGCACGCATTCTAACCCATGGGACACAATAAAATCCCTCTCTTCTAAGAGAACAAGACaacaaaaaccttttttttcttttaagaaactACTCATGTCATTAATTAAGGAATTAATACACAGGAAAAGGTGAATCTTCTAGAACTACGTTTTCCATTTAAAACAGTGATTGATTTTACAGCCTTTAGATTCCAGTTTGaagcattttaatttcaaatgcattttctaCCAAATTTAAGTCATTACACAGAAATGAATGATTACCTTGAAAAAGCAAGGACTGCTAATTCCTGTCATTtatatacaaaaaaaataaagaatgcaaAGGAATGAAAGTTAATTAACTTCTTAAACATTTATCTATTGTGAACAGTGTATGTGGGTGGCAGTGtagataaatatatacatatatatatttatgcatGTATAAAGAGAGACAGGCAGCCAAGATTATCTTTCTCACTAGTATCAGAACCCAGGAAGGAAACTAAAAGTGAGTTACACTTTTTCTTAAGGAAAACAAGTAAAGCATTGATAGACAAACAAAGATTAAAATGGATTATTTAAATCAAAGTTCCTTATCAGTCCTGTAACTTAATTCATTCTGCTCAAGACATAAACTGCTGCCTCGTGCAGCAATTTCAATGCATAGAACCCAGCAAAGCTGCAGTGAGCCAAATGAATTCAGGTGAGATAAGAGTTCATGTGGGTGCTCCCATTTAGAAACAGAATGTTCTTTAATTCTTGTACTCTAACATATAGAACCTAAATACTCCTTtgtttttcccccccaaataGTGACATCCACAGGATTTCTTTTCACTAATCCCATTTGCACCACTTTTATTTAGTCAGTTTTCTCTTCCCCTTACACTTGAAAACTTTCCCTCTCCAAACCTGACTTAGGGCAATGTAATAAATTAGCAACAAATGTTCAGGCAAAGCAGAAGACTTCAGGGAGAGCCCATTCTGAAGCACAAACAAGGTCTTCCACAAACACCCAAAAACCTTCACAGCACATATTAGTAATAAAAGTCACTTCCAAACAAAGCAGGAAACGATCAAATGATATAAAAAGTTTGTAACATAGAAGCAGAAAAGCACTGATATAAACATGTATAAAGCACAAAGATTGTGTTCCTCAATACTCCACATTTTCATTTATATAACATGTTCAAGATATCAGATTGAAATACAGCAAAAACCTACCTTGAAGATGGCAACATGCTTGTAGGCTTGAAGTTTGCCATGAACGGATTAGTGGAATCATAATCAAAACTCTCCTGAGGAGCTTCCCCAAACGCACTCGGTGATTTCAAGTCACTAGAACTCTCTGATCCCCCATTGCTAAGTTTATCTGACCTCTTGCTATCTTTTTTTCCAGTCACTCTTTCAAAAAGGctaactttctcttttttctcttttttaatttcttttctgatcTCGACAGGTTTGGAGAACAGACTTATGTTTTGATCCCACGTTGCTGGGCTTTCTTCAAATGGATTCTTCTGTCTTGGCAGTGTAGCAAATTTTTGGGGTAATGAAGCACTCACATTAAATGGGTCATTTTGTGCTTCAAGTGCAGTTTCATCAACTGTGCTGTCAAGTTGGCTCATTTTAGAAGTATCAACACTTAATGTCCTTCTGTGTGGAGATTTTAGACTCCCTGCAAACAATCTGTCATTAGTATATTATCAATGAGACACTATATCACAGTTTGTGACATGCAGAAAACCCATTTTAGCTTAGATCTAGAAGCTTTGCAATTGAGCCTCAGTTCAAAACACTGGTGATTAActaagctattaaaaaaaataacagctgTGGCCTTGATTTCATGTTTCAGAAATGTTTATGGATAGGCACTGCAGGAAATTTTTGCTTCCTGCATGAAAATGAAGTTCTACAGAGAAGACAGCTATGACTGGTGTGCCAGTCTAGAGACAATAGCATGATGTTGCATAATAACTTCAAGCAATTCAAAGTATTTTCAGCTCTTTGTATAAATCAGGTTAAAAATTTGGTGATAGTTTTTGACTTTTTAATTGGACTTATTTCTCACGAGATGCTATTTTGCCTAGAGTCCCCTCTGGAATGCAATATACTCTCAGATGAGGACAAAATAAGAGACAATGCTAAACTTTCATACATCATGAGCGATGTAAGTTATTTGTTAtgctcagaaataaaaattatgagtTACcagcaattaaagaaaaaaataggcCAGCGATATTTCTTAACATTTTGGCCTTGTGAGTGCTTCATAAACTGAAGCAACAGATTGTGAATGCTCTAACAGCAGTGAGCTGTAATTTTAATGGTCAGGAGTGTTACTTACCCCCTTCATCAACAGAGCCAAAGGACTCCAGCTGACGCCTGAAAAGATGGGTGTAGCCAACGGTGCTGGATTTCATCTTCTCTGAGGAGACTTGGGGTCCTGTCAGGTCTGACATGGAGTGAGCTGAGGACAGCCTCTGAGGGCCCAAGAGGaaaggtttttttggttttgatttcaTTTGCACTTCACCACTACACACCTCTAGATTTGCATCAGGTGTGTGAGTGCTTGGGATGATTGCAGAGGATGTATCTGAAAACGTCCCATCGTTCTTCCGACCCTTCATTTTGTCTTTTAGTTTAGCAAATGGGGATTTGGTTTTGTCCTTCACTGACAAATCAAACATACTTGCTGTCATGTTATTCCTCATAAACTGAATGTTGACATTGATTTCTCCTCTGTCTTTTGTTCTCTTCCCTTGTCTGGATTCTAGGGGAAACCACCTTAAAGGAGAAAGAGAGCAAATTAACTTGTGTTTTTCTATCATTACACTCCTGTTAGCTGGTTAATGCATCTGGTTAGAACAATTTAAAGAATGAAAACCCAAATCCTATATCAAAGATTCAACCATTCCTGCACTGAAAAACTTCGtttatatttgttttcaaaGACAACTTCTTTGCTTATATTTGTTTTCAGCAAAAACTTCTTAGTTTATATTTGTTTCAAAACTAAATAACCAAGCAAGAGGAAGGTCTTTAAAGTGATCACCTGtttcaaaatcaaaatcaaCTCTGGAAGCTGACAAAACATCACCAAAGTTAAGGGCTTCCATCTGCTTATGAAGGAGAATTTGTACTTAATTATAAATACagatacattttctttttttttttatagcctTCAAGTGTCCTTTAGTAGTGATGTATATTAATGTATTCTACGCGGCACCTACTTGATCTAGTAACCTTTTCTCCTTAGATTTTGCTCAGGTTTACACACTAGCAAacattttcccctctttccttccttctaaGCACTGGTTAAGATTTATGACAACTGCAGCAATGCTGGCTAAGAAATATCTGAGAGCCTTGAGCAGTCAGCCACCATTTCAATTCTGCAACTGCCTCCCCTCTGGACGCTGACAGAAACTGCACAGGCACAAGTGAGCACGCAGGTGTCTCCAACAG from the Melospiza georgiana isolate bMelGeo1 chromosome 8, bMelGeo1.pri, whole genome shotgun sequence genome contains:
- the RAB11FIP2 gene encoding rab11 family-interacting protein 2 gives rise to the protein MMLAEQAQKWFPTHVQVTVLQAKGLKPKGKNGSNDAYTIIQLGKEKYSTSVAEKTLDPIWKEEASFELPGLLMQENPEKYILYLIVMHRSLVGLDRFLGQVAISLNDIFEDKQRRKTEWFPLESRQGKRTKDRGEINVNIQFMRNNMTASMFDLSVKDKTKSPFAKLKDKMKGRKNDGTFSDTSSAIIPSTHTPDANLEVCSGEVQMKSKPKKPFLLGPQRLSSAHSMSDLTGPQVSSEKMKSSTVGYTHLFRRQLESFGSVDEGGSLKSPHRRTLSVDTSKMSQLDSTVDETALEAQNDPFNVSASLPQKFATLPRQKNPFEESPATWDQNISLFSKPVEIRKEIKKEKKEKVSLFERVTGKKDSKRSDKLSNGGSESSSDLKSPSAFGEAPQESFDYDSTNPFMANFKPTSMLPSSSFNVNPSGSEDLRKKTEGNPFDATAGYRNLTYEEVLQELVKHKEQLKKKDSHIRELEDYIDNLLVRVMEETPSILRVPYEPSRKAGKFSKS